From the Salmo trutta chromosome 2, fSalTru1.1, whole genome shotgun sequence genome, one window contains:
- the LOC115156599 gene encoding snaclec B2: MGVVTVSVLACLLLTLLGTGALPHNPHYFCPSGYTGPDSAIPHCYRMVDKQMGWQQALDYCKRDRGTLAAVHSVEEYQLLLSMVKQTQSISAYAWVGLNDLEQEGTYVWTDGSSVDWFWSKSAKAQQWGEEDCVALNSYAGAEGFDDIKCDSGCTFVCMRFATSGVA, from the exons ATGGGAGTCGTAACTGTGTCTGTTCTTGCCTGTCTCCTCCTCACCCTTCTGGGAACTGGAGCCCTCCCCCACAATCCTCATT ATTTCTGTCCAAGTGGATATACTGGACCAGACAGTGCAATACCCCATTGCTACAGAATGGTTGATAAACAAATGGGATGGCAGCAAGCACTG GATTACTGCAAGAGAGATAGGGGTACCCTAGCTGCTGTCCACAGCGTTGAAGAATACCAGCTTCTCCTTTCCATGGTGAAGCAGACCCAGAGTATCTCTGCTTATGCCTGGGTAGGACTGAATGATCTGGAGCAG GAAGGGACTTATGTGTGGACTGATGGGTCATCCGTGGATTGGTTCTGGTCCAAAAGTGCCAAAGCTCAGCAGTGGGGAGAAGAAGACTGTGTGGCACTGAACTCTTATGCAG GGGCTGAGGGCTTCGATGACATCAAGTGTGACAGTGGCTGTACCTTTGTCTGCATGAGATTTGCTACGAGTGGAGTAGCCTAA